A region of Actinobacillus porcitonsillarum DNA encodes the following proteins:
- the rplQ gene encoding 50S ribosomal protein L17 produces the protein MRHRKSGRQLNRNSSHRQAMFRNMASSLVEHEIIKTTLPKAKELRRVVEPLITLAKEDSVANRRLAFARTRNVETVAKLFNELGPRFAQRAGGYTRILKCGFRAGDNAPMAYIELVDRPEVAEAAAE, from the coding sequence ATGCGCCATCGTAAGAGTGGACGTCAATTAAACCGTAACAGCAGCCATCGCCAAGCGATGTTCCGCAATATGGCAAGTTCTTTAGTTGAACATGAAATCATTAAAACAACTTTGCCTAAAGCAAAAGAGTTACGTCGTGTAGTTGAACCATTAATTACTTTAGCAAAAGAAGACAGCGTTGCAAATCGTCGCTTAGCTTTTGCTCGTACTCGCAACGTTGAAACAGTTGCTAAATTATTCAATGAATTAGGTCCACGTTTTGCACAACGTGCGGGTGGTTATACTCGTATCTTAAAATGTGGTTTCCGTGCAGGTGACAATGCTCCAATGGCATACATTGAGTTAGTAGATCGCCCAGAAGTTGCAGAAGCAGCTGCGGAATAA
- a CDS encoding TonB-dependent receptor plug domain-containing protein: MTKYKHSLLYTSVMLALSYPAYAENTVEQLDEVIVSGSSFSQQIGTQKITEEQIKRRPTKNGGITDLLKSNPNVRFSNNADLSTNAGEIRPNEVSFHGEKYYGNNFILDGMSNNDNINPSGNIERNGEPIGSNPYDLPNGNTQSMWIDASLLKSVEAFDSNISAKYGNFTGGVINAELKDPSFERRTGKIYYRTTRDDWTHFYIQEGREEAFNKATRLDFHPRFVKQTFGLHASEKLADNFAILFSYKKNQSKIDYAHSTMRYTANLDQPIATQQKRTNETYLLRGVYLPENGDLWRGTVIYSPHSAKLFRSNTENSSYTSVGGGIQANLEWEKRFDWGQMKSYLGYKKTGDTIDYDEENYHRFMSSDNLNWTSNGTYSQYGGYGKVYTQNEIYTVKQDYSLTPFDWANMEHKVIFGWNANLSKAKYQRDNTNALYYYTKNTNIICGTASACISGDQYANSRNVYSAKSVHANDNDYAAYLEDTIKWKRLELSLGAHLNHNQFLGNTNLAHRISASYDIWGNGDTTLFGGINRYYGRSMLAFKLRQGIGEANRETRTLNSDGSLSDWEVANISNAPTKYLMTKVKTPYSDEQVLGLSQKLYGTKWTFKWVHRNSRDQLSSDLRVVDGSAYRVLNNNGWSKNDTFTLSVSPVKEHQFKHATIGWDVGVRISRQKTNNKWYDTSAYANQKAIYNNQLIDAVDLPPSDFNTPWSATANLHTSFPSLNLSWDQSFSYTRGKKQRTSDSEIACNGAYTGGRYASICGDYIGNATLYEDLETGSMFNVDWRFTYTQPTFQNQFFEITLDVNNVLNKKALSKSSSGTSVYKQGRNFWLGASYNW, from the coding sequence ATGACTAAATATAAGCATTCTTTATTATACACAAGCGTAATGTTAGCACTCTCTTATCCTGCTTACGCTGAAAATACCGTTGAACAATTAGATGAAGTGATTGTGTCAGGCTCTTCGTTTAGCCAACAAATCGGTACACAGAAAATTACCGAAGAACAGATTAAACGCCGACCAACCAAAAATGGTGGGATTACGGATTTATTGAAATCAAACCCGAATGTTCGCTTTTCAAACAATGCTGATCTTTCCACCAACGCAGGGGAAATTCGCCCGAATGAAGTGTCGTTTCACGGTGAAAAATATTACGGCAATAACTTCATTTTAGATGGTATGTCGAACAACGATAACATTAACCCAAGCGGTAACATTGAACGTAATGGTGAGCCGATAGGCTCAAACCCGTATGATTTACCGAATGGGAATACCCAATCAATGTGGATTGATGCTAGCTTATTGAAAAGCGTAGAAGCCTTTGATAGCAATATCTCGGCAAAATACGGGAATTTCACGGGCGGTGTGATCAATGCCGAATTGAAAGATCCAAGTTTTGAACGCCGTACGGGTAAAATTTATTACCGCACCACACGTGATGATTGGACGCATTTTTATATTCAAGAAGGTCGAGAAGAAGCGTTTAATAAAGCAACACGCCTTGATTTCCACCCTCGTTTTGTCAAACAAACGTTTGGTTTACACGCCAGTGAAAAATTAGCGGATAATTTTGCGATTCTCTTCTCTTATAAGAAAAATCAATCAAAAATTGACTACGCACATTCTACAATGCGTTATACCGCAAATTTGGATCAACCAATTGCGACACAGCAAAAACGCACCAACGAAACCTATTTATTGCGTGGTGTGTATTTGCCTGAAAATGGCGACTTATGGCGTGGTACGGTCATTTATTCGCCTCATAGTGCAAAATTATTCCGTTCTAATACCGAAAATAGCTCATATACTTCGGTTGGTGGCGGTATTCAAGCAAATTTAGAATGGGAAAAACGCTTTGACTGGGGTCAAATGAAGAGCTATCTCGGCTATAAGAAAACGGGCGATACCATTGATTATGATGAAGAAAATTATCACCGTTTTATGTCGTCTGATAATCTCAACTGGACAAGTAATGGCACTTATTCCCAATATGGTGGTTATGGTAAGGTTTATACCCAAAATGAAATCTATACGGTAAAACAAGACTATAGCTTAACACCATTCGACTGGGCGAATATGGAGCATAAAGTTATTTTTGGTTGGAACGCAAATTTATCGAAAGCGAAATATCAACGAGATAATACCAATGCTCTTTACTACTATACCAAAAATACCAATATTATTTGTGGTACTGCATCAGCTTGTATTAGTGGCGATCAATATGCCAATAGTCGCAATGTTTACTCGGCTAAAAGCGTACACGCCAACGATAATGATTATGCGGCCTATTTAGAAGACACAATAAAATGGAAACGCCTTGAACTCTCGTTAGGGGCTCATTTAAATCATAACCAATTCTTAGGGAATACGAATTTAGCACATCGTATTTCTGCTTCGTACGATATTTGGGGTAATGGCGACACGACGCTATTTGGGGGGATAAACCGCTATTATGGTCGATCAATGTTGGCATTTAAACTACGTCAAGGCATTGGCGAAGCAAACAGAGAAACTCGTACCTTAAATAGCGATGGCTCATTGAGCGATTGGGAAGTGGCTAATATCTCAAATGCACCAACCAAATATCTGATGACGAAAGTCAAAACACCATACAGCGATGAACAAGTATTAGGTTTATCGCAAAAGTTATATGGAACAAAATGGACTTTCAAATGGGTACATCGTAATAGCCGAGATCAATTATCTAGCGATCTTCGAGTGGTTGATGGTTCGGCATATCGTGTGCTAAATAATAATGGTTGGTCAAAAAATGACACCTTTACATTATCTGTTTCCCCAGTAAAAGAGCATCAATTTAAACATGCAACGATTGGTTGGGATGTAGGCGTTCGTATTAGTCGTCAGAAAACGAATAATAAGTGGTATGACACATCAGCTTATGCCAATCAGAAAGCTATCTACAATAACCAGTTAATTGATGCGGTTGATTTGCCACCGTCTGATTTCAATACCCCTTGGTCTGCTACCGCAAATTTACATACATCATTCCCAAGTTTAAATCTTTCTTGGGATCAGAGTTTTAGCTATACCAGAGGTAAAAAACAGCGTACTTCAGATAGCGAAATTGCGTGTAATGGTGCATATACGGGTGGGCGATACGCTTCAATCTGTGGCGACTATATTGGTAATGCCACGTTATATGAAGATCTAGAAACGGGCAGTATGTTTAACGTGGATTGGCGTTTTACCTATACACAACCGACATTCCAAAATCAGTTTTTTGAAATCACACTTGATGTGAATAATGTGCTAAACAAAAAAGCATTATCCAAATCAAGTAGTGGTACTTCAGTGTATAAACAAGGGCGTAACTTCTGGCTTGGTGCAAGCTATAACTGGTAA
- a CDS encoding surface lipoprotein assembly modifier, protein MSKFKRCTSKLILSYTVLLSSFGLPAYANHQVIPEKSVEVAKPLERTPELPDTNNSSPEQITVSEQQLRQDKSLTEYLLNQAIETGNISLIQYLLPIYRQFSHFDTILVTFAEAQLAKKQQRYDDAIRLYRDILAIRPELTPVRIQLAISLFTIQQDNAAREQFEKALSDQALPQDIALLIQQYQQALKNRNRWQISFSASYLRETNVNNASSDHYIENTPFKKNPSMLPQKANGVNYALDLTRDFNLSGSHYLHIENNLYGKSYWDNHDFDEITNRLYLGYTYKTERQRVALLPFYEQQWYSNHRYKRTVGGRAEFNRWLNPNWQISTALEYGRNFYAENPNLNGTSKLASGTLLWRPTPRYFFYTGIDYIQERTAIRRYGYDLTTVRLGWGQEWLWGISSRISLSVSKRQYKDNFSLGSVFHFDKKREDEIYQLNVTAWKRDWHIFGITPKLHYRWKKQRSNFSTLHSYSDKSITFLFEKAF, encoded by the coding sequence ATGAGTAAATTCAAACGTTGTACCTCAAAATTAATCCTTTCTTATACTGTTTTATTAAGTTCCTTTGGATTGCCTGCTTATGCCAATCATCAAGTAATCCCAGAAAAGAGTGTAGAAGTTGCCAAACCGTTGGAGAGAACGCCAGAATTACCCGACACAAATAACTCTTCCCCTGAGCAAATTACTGTTTCAGAACAACAATTAAGGCAAGATAAATCATTAACAGAATACCTTTTAAATCAAGCGATTGAAACGGGAAATATTTCGCTTATTCAGTATTTATTACCAATTTACCGCCAATTTTCTCATTTCGATACTATTTTAGTGACTTTTGCCGAAGCACAATTAGCCAAGAAGCAACAGCGTTATGATGATGCTATTCGTTTATATCGAGACATTCTTGCTATCCGCCCAGAGCTTACCCCCGTGCGAATTCAACTGGCGATTTCACTTTTTACGATTCAGCAAGACAATGCCGCTCGTGAGCAGTTTGAAAAGGCATTGAGCGATCAGGCTCTTCCGCAAGATATTGCTTTACTTATCCAACAATACCAACAGGCTTTAAAAAATCGCAATCGTTGGCAGATTTCTTTCAGTGCGAGTTATTTACGAGAAACCAATGTAAATAATGCATCAAGCGATCACTATATTGAAAATACACCTTTCAAGAAAAATCCATCAATGTTGCCCCAAAAGGCAAATGGTGTTAACTACGCTTTGGATCTCACTCGAGACTTTAATTTAAGCGGCTCGCATTATCTTCATATTGAAAATAATCTATATGGGAAAAGCTATTGGGATAATCACGATTTTGATGAAATCACTAATCGCTTGTACTTAGGTTATACCTATAAAACAGAACGCCAGCGAGTAGCGTTGTTGCCTTTTTATGAACAGCAATGGTATAGCAATCACCGTTATAAACGAACCGTTGGGGGACGAGCAGAATTTAACCGCTGGCTAAATCCAAATTGGCAGATTTCAACGGCATTGGAATATGGTCGCAATTTTTATGCGGAGAATCCGAATCTAAATGGCACAAGTAAATTAGCGTCAGGCACATTACTTTGGCGACCAACACCACGCTATTTTTTCTATACAGGGATAGATTATATCCAAGAGCGTACCGCCATTCGCCGCTATGGTTATGACTTAACCACGGTGCGTTTAGGTTGGGGGCAAGAATGGTTATGGGGAATTTCTTCTCGTATCAGCCTTTCTGTATCAAAACGTCAATATAAAGATAATTTTTCACTCGGCTCGGTATTTCATTTTGATAAAAAACGAGAAGATGAAATTTATCAGCTAAATGTGACCGCTTGGAAACGAGATTGGCATATTTTCGGCATTACGCCAAAACTTCATTATCGTTGGAAAAAACAACGTAGTAATTTTTCAACACTTCACTCTTACTCGGATAAAAGTATCACGTTTTTATTTGAGAAAGCCTTTTAA
- a CDS encoding DNA-directed RNA polymerase subunit alpha translates to MQGSVTEFLKPHLVNIEQISSTHAKVTLEPLERGFGHTLGNALRRILLSSMPGCAVTEVEIDGVLHEYSSKEGVQEDILEVLLNLKGLAVKVQSKDDVVLTLNKSGIGPVTAGDITHDGDVEIVNPDHVICHLTDKNASINMRIRVQRGRGYVPASARVHAQDDDRPIGRLLVDARFSPVDRIAYNVEAARVEQRTDLDKLIIEMETNGTIDPEEAIRRAATILAEQLDAFVDLRDVRQPEVKEEKPEFDPILLRPVDDLELTVRSANCLKAETIHYIGDLVQRTEVELLKTPNLGKKSLTEIKDVLASRGLSLGMRLENWPPASIAED, encoded by the coding sequence ATGCAGGGTTCTGTGACAGAATTTTTAAAGCCGCACTTAGTGAATATTGAACAAATTAGTTCAACTCACGCAAAAGTGACCCTAGAGCCGTTAGAACGTGGTTTCGGACATACATTAGGTAACGCACTTCGTCGCATTTTACTTTCGTCAATGCCAGGTTGTGCCGTAACTGAAGTTGAAATTGATGGTGTATTACATGAATACAGCAGCAAAGAAGGCGTACAAGAAGATATTCTTGAAGTATTGTTAAACCTTAAAGGTCTAGCGGTAAAAGTGCAAAGCAAAGATGATGTTGTTTTGACACTTAACAAATCTGGAATTGGCCCTGTGACTGCAGGCGACATTACACATGATGGTGATGTTGAGATTGTAAATCCTGACCACGTGATTTGTCATTTGACAGATAAGAATGCGTCTATCAATATGCGTATTCGTGTACAACGTGGTCGTGGTTATGTACCAGCATCTGCTCGTGTACATGCTCAAGATGATGATCGTCCTATTGGTCGTTTACTTGTTGATGCACGTTTTAGTCCAGTGGACCGTATTGCTTACAATGTTGAAGCAGCGCGTGTAGAACAACGTACAGACTTAGACAAACTCATTATTGAGATGGAAACAAACGGAACGATTGATCCGGAAGAAGCCATCCGTCGTGCTGCAACGATTTTAGCTGAACAGTTAGACGCATTTGTTGATTTGCGTGATGTTCGTCAGCCAGAAGTGAAAGAAGAAAAACCAGAGTTTGATCCAATTTTACTTCGTCCGGTTGATGACCTAGAATTAACAGTACGTTCTGCTAACTGTTTGAAAGCAGAGACAATTCACTATATCGGTGATTTAGTACAGCGTACAGAAGTTGAGTTATTAAAAACGCCTAATCTTGGTAAGAAATCACTTACAGAGATTAAAGACGTGCTTGCTTCTCGTGGCTTATCACTGGGTATGCGCCTTGAGAATTGGCCTCCAGCAAGTATTGCTGAAGACTAA
- a CDS encoding phospho-sugar mutase: METLFQVAQNWLNQDPDLETRAELEQLISQAKANDAKAQAELASRFDGRLQFGTAGLRGRLQAGSMGMNRVLVAQAAGGLAEFLKSYDKEPSIVLGYDGRKNSDVFARDTAEIMAAAGIKTYLLPRKLPTPVLAYAIKYFDTTAGVMVTASHNPPEDNGYKVYLGKANGGGQIVSPADQEIAACIDKVAQGSIKDLPRSQNYTVLDDEIVDAYIAKTASLAKEPQVDINYVYTAMHGVGYEVLSKTLAKAGLPQPSIVAEQVWPDGTFPTVNFPNPEEKGALDLAIKVAKEKNAEFIIANDPDADRLAVALPDAQGNWKVLHGNVIGCFLGWYLAKQYHAQGKKGVLACSLVSSPALAEIAKKYGFESEETLTGFKYIGKVDGLLFGFEEALGYLVDPDKVRDKDGISAAIMFLDLVRYLKKQGKTLADYADDFTKEFGAYVSGQISIRVSDLSAIGKLMTALRNNPPSEVGGFKVATFLDHTKTDRQSDILVFVLENGSRLIARPSGTEPKIKFYLDARGTDPKNAEEVLAQFDESVRAILRQEQYGSQDC, encoded by the coding sequence ATGGAAACTCTCTTTCAAGTCGCCCAAAATTGGTTAAATCAAGATCCTGATTTAGAAACTCGTGCAGAGTTAGAGCAATTAATTTCGCAAGCAAAAGCAAATGATGCGAAAGCTCAAGCTGAATTAGCGAGCCGTTTTGATGGCCGCTTACAATTCGGTACGGCAGGCTTACGTGGCCGCTTACAAGCAGGTTCAATGGGTATGAACCGAGTGCTTGTCGCTCAAGCAGCGGGTGGTTTAGCAGAATTTCTCAAAAGCTATGACAAAGAGCCATCTATCGTGTTAGGTTATGATGGACGTAAAAATTCAGATGTGTTTGCACGTGATACTGCAGAAATTATGGCAGCAGCAGGCATTAAAACTTACCTTCTTCCAAGAAAATTACCAACGCCAGTGCTTGCCTATGCAATCAAGTACTTTGACACTACCGCAGGTGTGATGGTTACAGCAAGCCATAACCCACCTGAAGATAACGGCTATAAAGTCTATTTAGGTAAAGCAAACGGCGGTGGTCAAATTGTCTCGCCAGCAGACCAAGAAATTGCGGCTTGCATTGATAAAGTCGCTCAAGGCAGTATCAAAGACTTACCACGCAGTCAAAATTACACTGTATTAGATGATGAAATTGTTGATGCCTATATTGCAAAAACAGCAAGCCTCGCTAAAGAGCCACAAGTTGATATTAACTATGTTTATACGGCAATGCACGGCGTAGGTTATGAAGTATTAAGCAAGACATTAGCCAAAGCCGGTTTACCGCAACCCTCTATCGTTGCTGAACAAGTATGGCCGGACGGCACATTCCCAACGGTAAACTTCCCGAACCCGGAAGAGAAAGGGGCGCTAGATTTAGCAATTAAAGTAGCTAAAGAGAAAAATGCAGAATTCATTATCGCAAATGACCCTGATGCAGACCGTCTAGCCGTTGCATTGCCTGATGCTCAAGGTAATTGGAAAGTACTTCACGGCAACGTGATTGGTTGTTTCTTAGGTTGGTATTTAGCGAAACAATATCATGCTCAAGGTAAAAAAGGTGTATTAGCTTGCTCATTAGTTTCCTCTCCAGCGTTAGCAGAAATTGCGAAGAAATATGGTTTTGAGTCAGAAGAAACGCTCACAGGCTTTAAATATATCGGTAAAGTTGATGGCTTATTATTCGGTTTCGAAGAGGCATTAGGTTACTTAGTCGATCCGGATAAAGTGCGTGATAAAGACGGTATTTCTGCGGCAATTATGTTCTTAGACTTAGTTCGTTACCTTAAAAAACAAGGTAAAACGTTGGCTGACTATGCAGATGATTTCACAAAAGAATTTGGTGCTTATGTAAGCGGTCAAATTTCTATCCGTGTAAGCGATTTATCTGCGATTGGTAAGTTAATGACCGCATTACGCAATAACCCACCAAGTGAAGTGGGTGGTTTTAAAGTGGCGACTTTCTTAGACCATACGAAAACAGATCGCCAAAGCGATATTTTAGTGTTTGTGCTTGAAAACGGTAGCCGTTTAATCGCTCGTCCATCAGGTACAGAACCGAAAATCAAATTCTACTTAGATGCGCGTGGCACTGATCCGAAAAATGCAGAAGAAGTTTTAGCACAGTTTGATGAAAGCGTGCGTGCAATTCTTCGTCAAGAACAATATGGCAGTCAAGATTGCTAA
- the rpsK gene encoding 30S ribosomal protein S11 codes for MAKTPVRARKRVKKQIADGVAHIHASFNNTIVTITDRQGNALAWATAGGSGFRGSRKSTPFAAQVAAERCAEMVKEFGLKNLEVMVKGPGPGRESTIRALNAAGFRITNITDVTPIPHNGCRPPKKRRV; via the coding sequence ATGGCTAAAACACCAGTTCGCGCACGTAAGCGCGTTAAAAAACAGATTGCAGATGGCGTAGCTCATATCCACGCATCTTTCAATAACACAATCGTAACCATCACTGACCGTCAAGGTAACGCTTTAGCTTGGGCTACAGCAGGTGGTTCAGGTTTCCGTGGTTCTCGTAAATCAACTCCATTCGCTGCTCAAGTTGCTGCAGAGCGTTGTGCAGAAATGGTTAAAGAGTTTGGTTTAAAGAATTTGGAAGTTATGGTTAAAGGTCCGGGTCCAGGTCGTGAATCAACAATCCGTGCATTAAATGCAGCAGGTTTCCGTATCACGAACATTACAGATGTGACTCCGATTCCTCATAACGGTTGTCGTCCACCGAAAAAACGTCGCGTATAA
- a CDS encoding M16 family metallopeptidase, which translates to MRFILKALILLAIPTFSYAEKSEPILGQLANGFKYTILPLHDEKGHIEIRLRVNAGSVDENDDQAGVAHMVEHLVFRGTEAYPNGLMPYLHSQKWVRARNYNAVTTVDSTTYMLTPPTVASLDQSFEALSQMVFHAKLTQQDLDDERKIIMEEWRQGLGVGATMNEQRTAAVRADSRYTRHRVIGTSESIQSMPATQLQQFYQRWYVPNNMHLLLVGDVQPTQAKQAIQRYFGNVKAKTLPKRDYLEPKLSDRLLINKIQDERSGVSQIAYVFRFDESKHREQTEAGRYARLVDRLALALLTQRLRNQSETLPKGVSAVVVRKADIGRNTVVLGLFASVEPTSHQLGLKQIFSEIERIKRYPITEEELNKQKDLIFAQIENAKKHDGDREFAKWVQVMVETVLVDKPYLTQPEIAKLTEPMLQKITVAEVNQRISDWFSAKDRLVNYQPPRKTEIEPITEAMVNQLKAEVEKAEITEPQKAKEIVPMSLNTVSGKGKIEQAVDFNAQNVKHWILSNCDKVVWLKSPLAKDRTLFLAQNSAGFKAQGIQPWQAQIASQLIAQNAPLDWEVEQLKHWKEQKKVNLSINQTATKLTFDGSVENSKLADLLRLYYAYQTETKVKDGLDEAKEAIARTIDLQSQKSDETERLKALSLLRFNLEEVNNLLPNKASLSSLTEQMLNDEWAKMVVAPTTFYFVNDMNEAEMKTLVSNFLADLPRKQALTSTQQLALAGKDEAKFAMNPEPRSDVRLWSFTPHQWQGKDAMLVALVKNIASNKLKNRLRDQQLGVYSLRFESTLNPETQRIETELSFVTNPEMADKLIEQARQVLLDLPNQISEEELKQTRNTFVKAEQERLKDARTWLSRLVLSETQFGDPRYLTEMQSLADEITLEKAKAIAGQIYNVENDKVFITMPKTTP; encoded by the coding sequence ATGCGTTTTATCTTAAAAGCATTGATTTTGTTGGCAATACCGACATTCAGCTATGCAGAAAAGAGTGAGCCTATTTTGGGGCAATTAGCGAATGGATTTAAATATACCATTTTGCCGTTACACGATGAAAAAGGGCATATTGAAATACGTTTGCGAGTTAATGCGGGTAGCGTTGATGAAAATGATGACCAAGCAGGCGTGGCTCATATGGTGGAGCATTTAGTCTTTCGTGGTACAGAAGCCTATCCGAATGGACTAATGCCTTACTTACACAGTCAAAAATGGGTTCGAGCAAGAAATTACAATGCGGTTACCACGGTAGATAGCACCACTTATATGCTCACTCCACCGACTGTTGCAAGTTTAGATCAGAGCTTTGAAGCCCTTTCTCAAATGGTCTTCCACGCCAAACTTACTCAACAAGATCTTGATGATGAACGTAAAATCATTATGGAAGAGTGGCGACAAGGCTTGGGTGTTGGGGCAACAATGAACGAACAACGAACCGCCGCCGTGCGAGCCGACTCTCGCTATACTCGCCATCGTGTGATTGGCACTTCCGAGAGCATTCAATCAATGCCGGCTACTCAACTGCAACAGTTCTACCAACGTTGGTATGTACCGAATAATATGCATCTATTGCTAGTGGGCGATGTGCAACCCACACAGGCAAAACAGGCGATTCAACGCTATTTTGGCAATGTGAAAGCGAAAACCTTGCCGAAGCGTGATTATCTCGAACCGAAATTAAGTGATCGCTTGCTGATCAATAAAATTCAAGATGAACGCAGTGGCGTGAGCCAAATTGCCTATGTGTTCCGTTTTGATGAAAGCAAACATCGTGAACAAACAGAAGCAGGGCGTTATGCTCGCTTAGTGGATCGCCTTGCCCTTGCTTTACTTACACAACGCCTGCGTAACCAGTCAGAAACCTTGCCAAAAGGTGTTTCTGCGGTAGTGGTTCGAAAAGCAGATATTGGGCGTAATACCGTGGTACTTGGTTTGTTTGCCAGTGTTGAGCCGACTTCGCATCAATTAGGTTTAAAGCAGATTTTCAGCGAAATTGAGCGGATTAAACGTTATCCGATCACGGAAGAAGAGCTGAATAAGCAGAAAGATCTGATTTTTGCCCAAATTGAAAATGCCAAAAAACACGATGGGGATCGTGAGTTTGCTAAATGGGTACAGGTGATGGTAGAAACGGTACTCGTTGATAAGCCTTATCTCACTCAACCTGAAATTGCCAAACTTACCGAACCAATGTTGCAAAAAATCACCGTGGCGGAAGTCAATCAGCGTATTTCAGATTGGTTCTCAGCCAAAGATCGCTTAGTCAATTATCAGCCTCCACGAAAAACCGAGATCGAACCGATTACTGAAGCGATGGTTAATCAGCTCAAAGCAGAGGTGGAAAAAGCAGAGATTACTGAGCCACAAAAAGCCAAAGAGATTGTACCGATGTCGCTGAATACGGTTTCAGGCAAAGGCAAGATCGAACAAGCGGTCGATTTTAACGCACAAAATGTCAAACATTGGATCTTATCCAATTGTGATAAGGTAGTATGGCTGAAATCGCCATTAGCCAAAGATCGTACGCTTTTCCTTGCGCAAAATTCCGCAGGCTTTAAAGCACAGGGGATACAACCTTGGCAAGCACAAATCGCTTCGCAACTTATTGCCCAAAATGCACCGCTTGATTGGGAGGTTGAACAGCTGAAACATTGGAAAGAGCAGAAGAAAGTAAATCTTTCAATCAATCAAACCGCAACCAAGCTGACTTTTGACGGCTCGGTAGAAAACAGCAAATTGGCGGATTTATTGCGTTTATATTATGCCTATCAAACGGAAACGAAAGTCAAAGATGGCTTAGATGAAGCGAAAGAAGCGATCGCTCGCACTATTGATCTGCAAAGTCAAAAGAGTGATGAGACAGAGCGATTAAAAGCACTTTCACTGTTACGTTTTAACCTTGAAGAAGTGAATAACCTTTTACCTAACAAAGCCTCATTGAGTTCGCTTACTGAACAGATGCTTAATGACGAATGGGCAAAAATGGTGGTTGCCCCCACTACCTTCTACTTTGTTAATGATATGAACGAAGCAGAGATGAAAACGCTGGTAAGCAACTTCTTGGCAGATCTACCACGCAAGCAAGCTCTTACTTCAACCCAACAACTCGCCTTAGCCGGCAAAGACGAAGCAAAATTTGCAATGAACCCTGAGCCACGATCAGATGTACGTTTATGGAGCTTCACGCCGCATCAGTGGCAAGGCAAAGATGCAATGTTGGTGGCTTTAGTGAAAAACATCGCTAGTAACAAGCTCAAAAATCGCTTGCGAGATCAACAACTGGGTGTCTATAGCTTACGTTTTGAGAGTACATTAAACCCTGAAACACAGCGAATTGAAACAGAACTCAGTTTTGTTACTAACCCTGAAATGGCGGATAAACTCATTGAACAAGCTCGCCAAGTGTTACTGGATTTACCAAATCAAATTAGCGAAGAAGAGCTTAAACAGACTAGAAATACATTTGTTAAAGCGGAGCAGGAGCGTTTGAAAGATGCCAGAACGTGGCTTTCTCGCTTAGTATTAAGTGAAACACAATTTGGTGATCCGCGTTATCTCACCGAGATGCAATCACTCGCAGATGAGATTACATTAGAGAAAGCTAAAGCTATCGCAGGGCAAATTTATAACGTAGAGAATGACAAGGTGTTTATTACGATGCCGAAGACTACTCCTTAA
- the rpsD gene encoding 30S ribosomal protein S4 gives MARYLGPKLKLSRREGTDLFLKSGVRAIESKCRNRLDVAPGQHGARKPRLSDYGSQLREKQKVRRIYGILERQFRNYYKEANRLKGNTGENLLVLLEGRLDNVVYRMGFAATRAEARQLVSHKSIVVNGRVVNIPSFQVSVDDVVAVREKSKKQARIKASLELATQREKPTWLEVDATKMEGVFKRTPERSDLSADINEHLIVELYSK, from the coding sequence ATGGCAAGATATTTGGGTCCTAAACTCAAGCTAAGCCGTCGTGAAGGTACTGATTTATTCTTAAAATCAGGCGTTCGTGCGATTGAATCAAAATGTAGAAATAGACTTGATGTAGCACCAGGTCAACACGGTGCTCGTAAGCCACGTTTATCTGACTACGGTAGTCAGTTACGTGAAAAACAAAAAGTTCGCCGTATCTATGGTATCTTAGAGCGTCAATTCCGTAATTATTACAAAGAAGCTAACCGCTTAAAAGGTAATACCGGTGAGAACTTATTAGTATTATTAGAAGGTCGTTTAGACAACGTAGTTTACCGTATGGGTTTTGCTGCAACTCGTGCTGAAGCACGTCAGCTTGTGAGCCACAAATCTATCGTAGTAAATGGTCGTGTAGTAAATATTCCTTCATTCCAAGTTTCTGTTGATGATGTAGTTGCTGTTCGTGAAAAATCTAAAAAACAAGCACGTATTAAAGCATCATTAGAATTAGCTACTCAACGTGAAAAACCAACTTGGTTAGAAGTTGATGCAACTAAAATGGAAGGTGTATTTAAACGTACTCCTGAACGCTCTGACTTATCAGCAGACATCAATGAACATCTGATCGTTGAGCTTTACTCTAAATAA